The Toxoplasma gondii ME49 chromosome XI, whole genome shotgun sequence region TCATCCTGGACCGTGATTTGTCCTGGTCTCATCTCTGCAATGAGGACAATGCCTTTCTCGCACATCGAGGTCAACTGCCTCAGCCAAGTTCGCGAACTCAATCTCGACTGGCCAACCTCAGACTGGGAGAAGCGGTTGGTTCCCTTCGAGGCTGCTCGCTTGGTGCAAAGCTCTCGCATTCCGCCGTGATACTTTGCAGACGCAACTCGGTGACAGAACGCGTCTGTGACCCATATTAGGGACTCTAGAGTGCAGCAGTGGTTCCGGTCAACTATGAATAGTCATGCCTCTGCATAATGCTGGGGaggcgcttctctttttctcttctcccctgaAAGACATTGTTTCAAATGTGGAGTAACGGTCAGCTGTTCTTGCCACATTGGACTGAATCCAGGGCATTCAGTCGTTCTTGAACCAAGAAAGATGGAGATCCCATGGCAGAAGCTTAGATGCAAACAGATTTCGCCCACTGAACAGCAAATCGAACTGTTTACAGTTTGCACGTAGTTTGGCGTGCACGTGCTTCCTAACTACGTTGCCGACCTCGCAGCCAACGCGGACAAGGATAAAAAACCAACAGGTCCATTACGGGGCGAGActgcgtcgtttttctttttcgtctgagCGTCACAAAAAACAGGCACATTTGATAAATATTCCCTGATATCTCCAGTCTCGTCTCACCTGTCGGCGTATGTGAAATCACAAGGCGTAGCGGATTTCCGTGGTCGCCCCCGTTCACGACACCGTTTATGTCTGTGGCAAATCGACTTCCTCCACGAGCTGGGTTTGTtaagcagagaaagaattTGAGTTGGCGACTCTAGCACGTTTTTGATGTGGCGCTGGCAGAGAGTGCGGGCGCGTTCTCACACTAAACGGAACGCTTGTGACCAAACCGTCCATTCGGTATTTGAGGAGAAAGTGACAGCACTCAACACTGCCTGGTGAATAAAGCTTCGGCTAGAATGAGTCTGGTGGCGACTCTGGATACACAACCAATGGTACAACAAGGAACCGAAAAACAGATCTGAAAGGAAAGTTAATAGACGCGGGGAAACTAACTGAATACTGCCCGAGCAACCACTGCATGTCCAGACAGACCTGGTTCCCACGTTCGCTGCCGAAtcaaaaacagagaggaaagggacaATCCCAGGGCGGCACGAAGAATTTAAATAACTTTTTCACAACATTTGCTCTCGCCTGAGGCGGACAGGAGAGTCATGCTTTCGCCAGAACCATTTTCTTGGACATCACATATTGGGGTCACCAGAGACTCATTGGTGACCGGTGTCTCCGGCGTGCATCCGAGACTAAAAAATGACGGATGTTCGCTGGTTCTGTGAATTACTTTGCCAGTTTGATCTGCTCTTTCTACTTAGACGGAAACCAGAATGAAGAAAATGTTCGATACTCAAAGAGCACTTTGTAGAGCCTGTAGAATGGCCATTTCTGGACGCGAACCGTGAAGGTAGTGACGCCGGAGGACCATGTGTCGGGACTGGTCACAGCGGACGAATGTGACAGTGATTTGCTTCTAAGGTTTGAGCCAGTATATCTTATTGTTACTGTGTGTCAAATTTGAGAAATCGATGATGCGCTGGAGTCGATCGGACTTGagatctctgagagaggacGCCGAGTTGACCACTCCAGCAAGTCTACAGACACTGGGGCAGCACTTCGCCAACGCAAGGCATTTCATTTTGGAAGAAACACATCACTTTTTCATTGGCACCCGAGTTGTAGCTAAACCGACAGGAAGTAGAGAATCGACTCCTCATCAGACTTTGGGTGTTCTATGCTTCTGTTCACAAACTCTAGTCAGATATGTGCCCGTCCTGCCACAAAGCACTTCACCGTTGATGATAGTTTGCGCGTTGCTAGTCCTGACATGAGATGCACGTGTCCAGAGCCTAAGTGGCAGAGACGATAAACTGAATTGCAATGACTCGACGCAGGAATTTAGGCCGAACGATCGCTCACACCGCCTTGAACGCCCGTTACCGCTAGTCTGGTCCGCTTGAGGCTGCGGCCACAACTGGTTTCCCGATGCGGGAACGTTTGGTCTAATTCAGTGTACAAGCAGCCTGCGCAGAGTATCAGCGAGACGGCACACATCACTGTTCGCCAGCTGCCCTGTTCTGTAGGTGGGTGAAGCTGTCTCTCTAATGTCCACACGTTTGCATGCTTTCGGTGACCATTGGTTACTTGCACACAGGCAACAATGACTCGCAGATCATTTTAAATGAGACGCCTCACGGACAGTGACAGGTGGATGGAGTGGGTAGCACTTTTCAAATGCTTAAGCAGGCAGGAGGACTCCTTGCTGCCGGTAGCTGCTCCTACAACTACCTCCTCgcagtctctttttcgtaGCACGAACGGCAACTGCTGAGTGCGCCGTGTCCAAATGAGAATCTCGTGAGGGCTGGCTTGTAAGATGGCGTGGCCTTTCCGTTGTACCGAGAGGCGATGCTAGACTCCAATGCAACTGAAGGATCCAACTTTTGGTGGCAGCAAGGAAAGCCCGATTTAGTCTGCAGAAAGTCTGCATGCGGTCAACCGGGAAAACTGTgagcttctcgcgcttcggCACTTAGCCATTCTCGCACGAGTGGAGTGGTCACGCTGAGTGTTCTCGGACCAGCTGCCGGAAATAGTTTTGCAGAGCACAAAAGCAACGAGTTGTTGCGTTGAGATTGTCGCGTCCGGCCGTCAGTTCCCTAACAGATTTATAAATTTGTGTGAACGACGTGAGGAATTCGAGAAAGCTTGCGGGTTGTGAGACAGCACGAGTTATAAGCTCAAAAAATCTTGCTCCACGGTCCTGCCACATGGATAATAGATATGGGCACAACCAGGGATGACGGAGCAAGAGCCACCGGGATGTTCGCACCGCTTGCCACGGGCCAACACGACAGAGGCATCCCATTTTATAATGTGGAACATGGAATCTAGCTCCACCTAGTCGTACATTCCTGTCTGGTTTCTACTAGGCTTTGTAACAACCGCACCCGGTGGAACTGGACAGAGGGCGTTCCCAGATACATTGACCACGGCACGAGAGAGGGTGTGAATGCTGCCAGCGCGCCTGAAAACCCGTGGCATTTTTGCCGACATGCTCGCGAGAAAAACCAGGCCTTCTCCACAGGTCTGCTAACAAATCGCTGCATGTTGGCAGAGTGGTGACGCGAATCCGGCAGATATCCGCGGTGTAAGCATACCCCAGTGCGCGCAGACACTGCTGCGACGCACAGGGAAGCCTGGGACGTTTTCTTCAGTAACACGAATGCGCTGAGGGAAAAGCCTTGCTGCAAACTTCCACGGCTCGAAACTCGTGGCCGTAGTGCAGGTACTTCTTGACCTGCGAATGCTTCGAACCACTCTACCTAACGTACTTCTGCCGCTTGAAGAGCCGACGAAAGCGGCTTTCCTGCCGGCACAAGCTGGATGACTGAACACCCTCGACTCCGACGGAGCCTCCTCCGTCGGCAGAAGGAGATTCGGTCCCTCTTCGCTCGCACACGACTCTTGTTCGGTTTCAAACGGAAACTCGGAAAAAACGGGAGAACTCTCCACATAAtatctcccctctctccttcacatTCCTTGGCAGGCTGGCGCCAGACTCGCTCGCTGCCGATCCACCACGCTGAGTCACGAGTCTATTCCACGAAAAATCGCATTTTCTTTTCCGCCATTCCGATCATCGGCCCCGCTTCGAGCCCCGCTGTTGCTGGTCAGCTGCGACCGGGTATGGGTTCCCCCCTGTGTCCGCCCCGAGGTCTCTTGTCCAGTAGACGCCTgtgcctgcgtctccttggTACGCGGATAGCAGGCCATGTGCACTCCTTTCGCCAGGTCGTGGAGCCCACGCTGAGGAATCCCCTGTCGATCCTGCCACTGGAGTCGCAACCGACCCCATAACGATTTCGCGCCCATGCGCGGCGAGGTCGGGTGCCTGTGGTCCGCCGCGGCGCCGCGGAGGCTCCAGAATGAGGCGGGGTCCGATGAAGGCCTCGACGAGGCCGTGGAGGAGGTAGATTCCCGAGACGCacaaaagagaggcgaagaagtgcGTGGCGGGGAAGGCCGTGAAGATCAAGTTGATGCATGCAATCACGACGGCGTCGGTCACTGTGACGAAGGTCCCAACGAAGCCGAAGACTTTGCACGCGACTTGCtgggaggagacgaggccCTGGAGGAGAGTGGCGAAGCCGATTTTCGGGGCAgtcgagaagaggaagaaggcgaaagccgagaggaagacgaggccCGCGCAGAGCCAGCCAGGCGCAAGGttgtggaggaagaggaagtgtGACAGCGGGAGCAGCGCGACTGAGAGCGACGACGCCAACACACACCAAAACAGGCGGCAGTACGCGGAGTCGCGGCTGTACGAGGCCGGTGGGACCCACCTTCTGTTCATGTAGAAGCCCGCGAGACAGCCGCCGACCTTTCCGACTGCGATGATGGCCACGGCCCAGAGATTTGCGTACGCGCGATTGGGCGAGCCGGAGAGCGGCAACTCTGcagtcgagaagagaaagtcgaacgacgggagagagaaggcaagcgGCAGCCCCGCGAGGCCGGCGAAGGTCGAGGCAGAAACCGGTTCCGCGGAGGGAAAATAAACGGCGGACGAGGAGGGAGCTAAAGTAGAGTTGACAGCCGACACGGAGCTCGTACCGTTAACGCTGAAGCCGTTGGCAAGACCCTCCCCGAAAACGGGGACACCAGTCGGAGGGGATGATGGAGCGCTATGATAAACGGTGTCAGCGCCAAACCCAGCAGCCAGCATGGCGAAGGTCGTGGCGTAGCACCGCAGCGCGAGTTCCGGAATCACGACCGAGACCATAGAGTCTTCGAGCGCAGTTTCGAAagcaaggaaaacgaggcgCCAGCCGAGCTCCTTCTCCTTGAGAACAATTAGAAAGCCGTCTCTCACGTCCTCCAACCGACTCACAGTTTCctgaaacagagacagagtgtGAGCGCTGGACAGGTCTGTGTGCGTCTCGCTCGTTTCACTGTAGTTATCGACTGTGTCCGCGAGGAGGCCATTGCCCCGCGGGCAGGCGGCCCCACCGCCCGAGCGTCTGCGGTCCGTCCCCGGGTGCCCGCCCGCGCTGCCCTCGTAGCAGCTttcgtcgctgctgctctcgCCGTAGAAGAGAGTTTTCCGCGGCAAGCCGAACAAATAGCAGCCGAGCGAGATCGCAGACAAAACGCAAAAGATGAAACTCATGCtcgagacgagggagaagacgccggGGTCGCTGCCCAGATACGGCAGCCACGCTTCGGGAAGCAGGTGGCTGAGGTGCTGCGACAGTATGTACACCCCGAAGGCGATGGGCGGCGTGAACAGAATGAAGGAGAGGTCAAACACCATCTGGTGACATCCATTCAGTCTGTTTCGCAGCCTGTCGTCGATCGGCAGGCTGTACTGTGCACTCAGCGTGTCAAGGCCGCCGCAGTCGATGTCTACGACGTTCGCAAACGCGACTTGGACGCCATCGCAGAACATCAgggcgacgagagagagcagaaacaaaTCCGGACGGTCGAGGTCATTCTTGAAGAAGATCCAGGCCGCGGGCACTGCCACGCTCCAAATCAGGAGGCGCGTGACGGTGGTCGtcgcgaggagacgccgaaTGCTCGCGCGCTCGGCCACAGCTCCCGCGAGCGGCGAGACCAGGACGAGAGCCAGGTTGAACGCAGCTCGGGTGATGCCCACGGCGTTGTCGCTGCCGACGAGGGAAATCATCAGTGTGCCAAACATGGACCACCAGACTGCAGCCTTCGTCACGTTCGCCAGCTGACCATACAAGTAGCTCCGCCAGATCTTCTGCGAGGCGCGCTCCGCGTCGTCTGCGGGACTCTGGGGAGAGCCGAGACCTAGCGGCGGAGGCACACTTTCCAGGATCCCCCGGGGGGGCGGGAAGTGGGCGTCTGGTGAGCATCGAGAATTGTAAATCGCAGACTGCGCAAAGGAATTCGAAGACAAAAGGGCCGCGTTCGCCGTCCCGTCCTGAGACCCGTTCGACGGCGCCAGCATTGTGGCACAAGCGAAACCGGGGAAGAGCCAAGGCCGCTGTCagtggaaaaaagagagtcAGATACAGCTTAAAGGAGCTCTCACGCTCCCAGTCAGGCGGACATGACAAGTTCGCGTGATAGGCGAAGAGCGGAAACACGGGAGTACGCACACGCTGAGAGGACGCGAGGCTacgcaggaaaagaagacggcCGGAGAATGCAGAACCAGGCgacaacgcagaaaaacCACAACGCAGGGGGGAGGATTGACCTATCGCTGAGAAAACTCAGAAGCACGCGAAAATGCAAGAGACGCACGAGGGGTGGAAATGCACAAAACTCGGGACAGAACAGCACTGTTTGACGAGAGTGGACTAGACAACTGGTTTTCCGAAAAATCCGATACATGGAGAAAAGGCAATAACTCGGACTTCATGTTGGGTACAGGGTCCATAGTACTCGGTCAGCTCGACGCTTTCGCTCCTCCGACGAAGGAACGGCTGAAGAAGAACCTCATCTTCTCCCAAACTAAAACAAATATGGACACAAAGCGACTCTGTTTCCGTGCGGAGAAGTAAACGAGGACTCTTTTGGACAGGACGATTCGCGTCCTCCTTCCAGTGCAGAATCGACGCCAAATTCTGAGCCTCGAATGCGGAAACTGCGAGGACTCTTTTATGATGTTAAAAGAAACAAGAAtaacagcagagaaaaaagggagcaAACGAGCTGCCTTGGCTTGCACTGTGGCCAGCGCAAGCAGACATCGACGCCACACTTCGAGACATGCAAAGAGCGGGGAAAACGCACTTCTCCGGCACtcacgaagaaggaaagatagttaaaaagagagaaacaactcTAGACGTTGGTCTCAGTTGAACTTGTCAGCGTGACAAAAGCAAGGTTAGGAAGGtcgaccgagaagaaaggcgcgaACTCGTCGCAAAGGCGGGGCCACAGACCGCAAGTCGAAAAGCCCTGAAAAAAAGTTTACGGGTGAACAGGCCAGAAAAGCAGCCAAAAAGAGCGGCTGGCCAGAAGAGAACTTCTGCAAATGAAGAGTGGAACCAAAGTTGTGGCATAAAACTGGGAGAGATGAGGGTACATGCAGTCGGACGCAGACTAGTCGGAACCGAACGACTGCAGTTCGCGCGAGCAATCTCCCGCGCCACAAAAGAGATCTTGCAAGAAGTGAGTGAGTAAAAAAGGTAATttgtgcctctctttctACACTATGAGTAAAATTGCGCTCGCTTAGTAGATActgagacgaagaaaggcgaggaggcgaaggagagtgGACGATGCCACGACTCTCACCGGCTGGGCAGCGTCCGACTTCGCACTGTCGCGGCACAACCGTACTTCCAGCCAAATTTATCATCGTAAGCGCCGTTCACAAAAACATGGCTGCCGTCTGCACGTGCAGAGGCCAAAAATAGCAATCGCTTCTTGGGGAAGCTGAATTCCTCTTTAAGAAACCCGCGGCAGGCAGGCACACCGgatcccttctttctcccagTGGCTGACACAACGACAGAGGCGGGCCA contains the following coding sequences:
- a CDS encoding hypothetical protein (encoded by transcript TGME49_310210~Predicted trans-membrane domain (TMHMM2.0):76-99:108-131:137-160:169-192:224-247:266-289:486-509:523-546:565-588:591-614:639-662:666-689), which codes for MLAPSNGSQDGTANAALLSSNSFAQSAIYNSRCSPDAHFPPPRGILESVPPPLGLGSPQSPADDAERASQKIWRSYLYGQLANVTKAAVWWSMFGTLMISLVGSDNAVGITRAAFNLALVLVSPLAGAVAERASIRRLLATTTVTRLLIWSVAVPAAWIFFKNDLDRPDLFLLSLVALMFCDGVQVAFANVVDIDCGGLDTLSAQYSLPIDDRLRNRLNGCHQMVFDLSFILFTPPIAFGVYILSQHLSHLLPEAWLPYLGSDPGVFSLVSSMSFIFCVLSAISLGCYLFGLPRKTLFYGESSSDESCYEGSAGGHPGTDRRRSGGGAACPRGNGLLADTVDNYSETSETHTDLSSAHTLSLFQETVSRLEDVRDGFLIVLKEKELGWRLVFLAFETALEDSMVSVVIPELALRCYATTFAMLAAGFGADTVYHSAPSSPPTGVPVFGEGLANGFSVNGTSSVSAVNSTLAPSSSAVYFPSAEPVSASTFAGLAGLPLAFSLPSFDFLFSTAELPLSGSPNRAYANLWAVAIIAVGKVGGCLAGFYMNRRWVPPASYSRDSAYCRLFWCVLASSLSVALLPLSHFLFLHNLAPGWLCAGLVFLSAFAFFLFSTAPKIGFATLLQGLVSSQQVACKVFGFVGTFVTVTDAVVIACINLIFTAFPATHFFASLLCVSGIYLLHGLVEAFIGPRLILEPPRRRGGPQAPDLAAHGREIVMGSVATPVAGSTGDSSAWAPRPGERSAHGLLSAYQGDAGTGVYWTRDLGADTGGNPYPVAADQQQRGSKRGR